The Deinococcus koreensis genome window below encodes:
- a CDS encoding S8 family serine peptidase, with the protein MKRRGVPRSEVELSWWRLLISGLAWVAILLFNVFAGTVHAQPMRAAIDSTFVFPPVAAPAERAWIISKAPLKDGTVVWVGGHPARLTRTDPPGWYAFEVPKGVPGGSQSVSLVGPASPGTLRLTVVPEDALGDELAVYLRADLGADFQQRYRERLLAFAAACARLCPAELTDTIKQLSGTKIEGLEPLGGAGQRPGTDLPLARQPLSRPLPSVIPINSQVLNAARLNSLLRVPVVNGALLTSAQGTALCSQLSGRLLLGSLPTGRSIGLLNLLFWGEMGVDPTSGGHPTQSTGPIPHKGEPPTDILKDTLGFTSGNGKGVTIHVLDTADSSADSFVMDIDVNYYNEVYPARPGHGSIVGAIAQAVAPNAKIAYQDVCQGNTCKTLTVVRALCAVAQEARQGGKHVVNLSIGGAYPSLGLLLALNELATLGVPTAASFGNRDDCFGMALGDLCSHYPADWTKNFALGTATGAPTMLVSVAGWDVANKEYATYNRTAVVPWALNALPSVQAPGEFWFKVPLVAGPTDTPFFGTSFAAPVVSGLLASWMSCRPGVPFMPLITTPGQNPLPASVLNACP; encoded by the coding sequence ATGAAGCGACGGGGAGTGCCTAGATCAGAGGTGGAATTGAGCTGGTGGCGTCTGCTGATTTCAGGGTTGGCGTGGGTTGCGATTTTGCTGTTCAACGTCTTTGCGGGTACCGTTCACGCTCAGCCTATGCGGGCCGCGATAGACAGCACTTTTGTTTTCCCGCCTGTGGCCGCTCCCGCCGAACGGGCCTGGATCATCAGCAAGGCCCCCTTGAAAGATGGGACGGTGGTCTGGGTGGGGGGGCACCCGGCCCGCCTTACGCGCACTGACCCGCCCGGCTGGTATGCCTTCGAGGTACCGAAAGGGGTGCCAGGGGGTTCGCAGAGTGTCAGTCTCGTCGGCCCAGCTTCCCCCGGCACCCTGCGCCTGACGGTCGTTCCCGAAGACGCGCTGGGAGATGAACTGGCCGTCTATCTGCGGGCCGATCTGGGAGCCGACTTCCAGCAGCGCTACCGCGAGCGCCTGCTGGCCTTTGCAGCGGCCTGCGCCCGCCTGTGTCCGGCCGAGCTGACCGACACGATCAAGCAGCTTTCAGGAACCAAAATTGAAGGATTAGAACCGCTTGGGGGGGCTGGACAGCGGCCCGGCACCGACCTGCCTTTAGCCCGACAGCCCCTCTCCAGACCGTTGCCCTCGGTCATCCCCATCAATTCGCAGGTATTGAACGCTGCCCGCTTGAATTCGCTCCTGCGCGTTCCTGTGGTGAACGGCGCCCTGCTGACCTCTGCTCAGGGCACAGCGCTGTGCAGTCAGTTGTCTGGCCGCCTGCTGCTGGGCAGCCTGCCAACAGGGCGCTCTATCGGTCTGTTGAACCTGCTGTTCTGGGGCGAGATGGGAGTCGATCCCACGTCTGGGGGACACCCTACTCAATCCACTGGCCCCATTCCGCACAAGGGTGAGCCACCCACAGACATTCTGAAAGACACGCTGGGCTTTACCTCCGGCAATGGCAAGGGCGTCACCATTCACGTCCTGGACACGGCTGACAGCTCCGCCGACTCGTTTGTCATGGATATTGATGTCAACTACTACAACGAGGTTTATCCGGCCCGCCCCGGACACGGTTCCATCGTCGGCGCCATTGCGCAGGCCGTTGCGCCCAATGCGAAGATTGCTTACCAGGACGTCTGCCAGGGCAACACCTGCAAGACGCTGACCGTGGTCAGAGCCCTGTGCGCGGTGGCACAGGAAGCGCGGCAGGGCGGGAAGCATGTTGTGAACCTCAGCATCGGCGGTGCCTACCCGAGCCTCGGCCTCCTGTTGGCCCTGAACGAACTGGCGACCCTCGGGGTACCGACCGCTGCGTCCTTCGGCAACCGAGACGACTGCTTTGGGATGGCCTTGGGCGATCTGTGCAGCCACTACCCGGCCGACTGGACGAAGAACTTCGCCCTGGGCACCGCAACGGGCGCTCCCACCATGTTGGTCAGTGTCGCGGGTTGGGACGTGGCGAATAAGGAGTACGCGACCTACAACCGCACAGCGGTGGTGCCGTGGGCACTCAACGCCCTGCCCAGCGTGCAGGCGCCGGGTGAATTCTGGTTCAAAGTGCCCTTGGTGGCCGGCCCGACAGACACGCCATTTTTCGGCACCTCCTTCGCGGCCCCGGTCGTGTCCGGCCTGCTGGCGAGCTGGATGTCGTGCAGGCCGGGCGTCCCGTTCATGCCGCTGATCACCACGCCAGGGCAGAATCCATTGCCTGCATCCGTCCTGAACGCCTGTCCCTAA
- a CDS encoding cyclase family protein, producing MSLSFPHDVSRALTPGHPNWPGDAPLVVQPGLRIAGGDSVNTGILSTSTHTGTHVDAPWHYDDAGARLEAIPLDVWVGPCRVLDVRGRAEDGLIPGSVLEGLPQQLPARLLLHTGQPAHWAQFPRDFVALAPALIHAAAARGVRLIGTDSPSVDPLESKALDAHGACRDTGVLILEGLNLSAVPGGDYGLVCLPLPLSGADGAPARAILLPAGTL from the coding sequence ATGAGCCTGAGCTTCCCGCACGACGTCTCCCGCGCCCTGACCCCCGGCCACCCCAACTGGCCGGGCGACGCGCCCCTGGTGGTGCAGCCGGGGCTGCGGATCGCGGGCGGGGACTCCGTGAACACGGGCATCCTGAGCACCTCCACGCACACCGGCACCCACGTGGACGCCCCCTGGCACTACGACGACGCGGGCGCGCGGCTGGAGGCCATACCGCTGGACGTGTGGGTGGGGCCGTGCCGCGTGCTGGACGTGCGGGGGCGGGCCGAGGACGGCCTGATTCCCGGAAGCGTGCTGGAGGGCCTGCCGCAGCAGCTCCCCGCCCGACTGCTGCTGCACACCGGCCAGCCCGCGCACTGGGCGCAGTTTCCGCGCGACTTCGTGGCCCTGGCTCCGGCGCTGATCCACGCCGCCGCCGCCCGTGGCGTGCGCCTGATCGGCACGGACAGCCCCAGCGTCGATCCGCTGGAGAGCAAGGCGCTGGACGCCCACGGGGCCTGCCGGGACACGGGCGTGCTGATCCTGGAGGGCCTGAACCTGAGTGCCGTGCCCGGCGGGGACTATGGCCTGGTCTGCCTGCCCCTGCCGCTCTCCGGCGCGGACGGCGCCCCGGCGCGGGCGATCCTGCTGCCGGCGGGCACCCTCTAG
- a CDS encoding acyl-CoA thioesterase has protein sequence MSLELPGAHADWEALPEARRHELGLTVQDSDLDEMNHVNNVVYLAWCEQVARAHASRLGLDTPALSALGAVPVAREHRITYHLPAVLGDRLRVRTLLTESAGVRSVRVYTIDRVNAADPPAGVRLTECRTDWVWVDPVSGRPRRTPAAVLERFGFS, from the coding sequence ATGAGCCTGGAGTTGCCCGGGGCGCACGCCGACTGGGAAGCGCTTCCGGAGGCGCGCCGCCACGAACTGGGGCTGACCGTGCAGGACAGCGACCTCGATGAGATGAACCACGTCAACAACGTGGTGTATCTGGCGTGGTGCGAGCAGGTCGCCCGCGCGCACGCCTCCCGCCTGGGCCTGGACACCCCCGCCCTGAGCGCGCTGGGCGCCGTGCCGGTGGCCCGCGAGCACCGCATCACCTACCACCTGCCCGCCGTGCTGGGCGACCGCCTGCGCGTCCGCACCCTGCTCACCGAGAGTGCGGGCGTGCGGAGCGTCCGCGTGTACACCATTGACCGCGTGAACGCCGCCGATCCCCCGGCCGGCGTGCGGCTGACCGAGTGCCGCACCGACTGGGTCTGGGTCGATCCGGTGTCGGGGCGCCCCAGGCGCACGCCGGCGGCGGTGCTGGAGCGCTTCGGCTTCTCCTAG
- a CDS encoding 4a-hydroxytetrahydrobiopterin dehydratase, with the protein MTYDPRMGYDPDRKLSDGDVQARKPAGWWGDDGRLWREVTFDSYQAGVDFAVRVAALAEEQNHHPDIFIFYRRVRLNYFTHDAGGVTERDIQGAGAVNGLLGE; encoded by the coding sequence ATGACCTACGACCCCCGCATGGGCTACGACCCGGATCGCAAACTCTCCGACGGCGACGTGCAGGCCCGCAAGCCCGCCGGCTGGTGGGGCGACGACGGCCGTCTGTGGCGTGAAGTCACCTTCGACAGCTACCAGGCGGGCGTGGATTTCGCCGTGCGGGTCGCCGCGCTGGCCGAGGAACAGAACCACCACCCGGACATCTTCATTTTTTACAGGCGCGTCCGGCTCAACTACTTCACGCACGACGCCGGGGGCGTGACCGAGCGGGACATCCAGGGGGCCGGGGCGGTCAACGGCCTGCTGGGCGAATGA
- the mutS gene encoding DNA mismatch repair protein MutS, with amino-acid sequence MRAQPAQSVLKGTGSGALPPMLEQYVRMRDEVAAQLPHAILLFQVGDFYETFGEDAERASRLLGLVLTHKSSRDFSTPMSGIPLRALDSHVERLLAAGLCVAVADQIEEPGSGLVERKVTQLLTPGTVTEERHLSVDENYLAAVATGDGYALALLDVSTGEFRCAAFHTRAALYDELSRWRAREVLLSPELAGNAALLADFQGRFPVMLSPANFGEEGCCAELVAALGEVPGTLGSSALRRACGAVLGYARVTQQGQLEMVRRVVRFEPGAHMRLPESAVRALEVFTPQSPQGVTLMDVLCQTRTAGGRRRLRAWLRSPLLDELSIRARLDGVEALTRAADLRGGVRSLLYRAHDLERLAARVATRRSGPREVAALARTLELLPEATRLLDGQGGLLGTLCARLGGLPDVVTRIRAALVDDPPLRLGDGGLIRDGFHAGLDELRAEALGHRAWLAELESSERARTGIGNLKVGYTTVFGYFLEVTGPHLGKVPADYRQVATLKDRARFTRPDLREREREIARLDTAAGRLEVEAFTELRDSLAAHAEALSEAAGALSELDVLSALAEIAVDCSWVRPQTTPDAELTLTQARHPVVEQATGGKFVPNDARLDGGRFVLLLTGPNMAGKSTYLRTVAICALLHQIGSFVPADQAELPVYDAIHTRIGASDDLAGGRSTFMVEMSELAAILHGATHRSLVILDEVGRGTSTLDGLAIAQAALEHLHVTRAHTLFATHYFELTRLEAEHPGLINLHVAAEEDAALNGGVGGLTFYHQVVPGAARQSYGVEVARLAGLPAPVTARAARLLTALNTGGDDRTLVRELAALDLSRLTPMGALEVLHRWQREAAEGGGPRAEGWTVQSEPVQPEEAS; translated from the coding sequence ATGCGGGCCCAGCCAGCGCAAAGTGTTCTCAAAGGTACCGGCAGCGGCGCCCTGCCGCCCATGCTGGAGCAGTACGTCCGGATGCGCGACGAGGTCGCGGCGCAGCTCCCCCACGCCATCCTGCTCTTCCAGGTCGGTGACTTCTACGAGACCTTCGGCGAGGACGCCGAGCGCGCCTCGCGGCTGCTGGGGCTGGTGCTGACCCACAAGAGTTCCAGGGATTTCAGCACCCCGATGTCGGGGATTCCGCTGCGGGCGCTGGACTCGCACGTGGAGCGGCTGCTGGCGGCGGGCCTGTGCGTGGCGGTGGCCGACCAGATCGAGGAGCCGGGCAGCGGGCTGGTGGAGCGCAAGGTCACGCAGCTGCTGACGCCCGGCACGGTCACCGAGGAGCGCCACCTGAGCGTGGACGAGAACTACCTCGCGGCGGTCGCCACCGGGGACGGCTACGCGCTGGCCCTGCTGGACGTCAGCACGGGCGAGTTCCGCTGCGCCGCCTTCCACACCCGCGCGGCGCTCTACGACGAACTCTCGCGCTGGCGGGCGCGCGAGGTGCTGCTCTCGCCGGAACTCGCCGGCAACGCGGCGCTGCTCGCGGACTTCCAGGGCCGCTTCCCGGTCATGCTCTCGCCGGCCAACTTCGGGGAGGAGGGCTGCTGCGCCGAGCTGGTCGCCGCGCTGGGCGAGGTGCCGGGCACGCTGGGCTCATCGGCGCTGCGGCGGGCCTGCGGAGCGGTGCTGGGCTACGCCCGCGTGACCCAGCAGGGGCAACTGGAGATGGTGCGCCGGGTGGTGCGCTTCGAGCCCGGCGCGCACATGCGGCTGCCCGAGTCGGCGGTGCGGGCGCTGGAGGTCTTCACGCCGCAGTCGCCGCAGGGCGTGACCCTGATGGACGTGCTGTGCCAGACCCGCACGGCCGGCGGGCGCCGGCGGCTGCGCGCCTGGCTGCGCTCTCCCCTGCTGGACGAACTGAGCATCCGCGCCCGGCTGGACGGGGTGGAGGCCCTGACCCGCGCCGCCGACCTGCGCGGGGGGGTGCGGTCGCTGCTGTACCGCGCGCACGACCTCGAACGCCTCGCCGCGCGGGTCGCCACGCGCCGCTCCGGCCCCCGCGAGGTCGCCGCGCTGGCCCGCACCCTGGAACTGCTGCCCGAGGCCACCCGGCTGTTGGACGGCCAGGGCGGCCTGCTGGGCACCCTCTGCGCGCGGCTCGGGGGGCTGCCGGACGTGGTCACCCGCATCCGCGCCGCGCTGGTCGACGACCCGCCCCTGCGGCTGGGCGACGGCGGCCTGATCCGGGACGGCTTCCACGCGGGCCTGGACGAACTGCGCGCCGAGGCGCTGGGGCACCGGGCCTGGCTGGCCGAACTGGAGAGCAGCGAGCGGGCGCGCACCGGCATCGGCAACCTCAAGGTCGGCTACACCACCGTCTTCGGCTACTTTCTGGAGGTCACCGGGCCGCACCTGGGTAAGGTGCCCGCCGACTACCGGCAGGTCGCCACCCTGAAAGACCGCGCGCGCTTCACCCGCCCGGATCTGCGCGAACGCGAGCGCGAGATCGCCCGCCTGGACACGGCCGCCGGGCGGCTGGAGGTCGAGGCCTTCACCGAGCTGCGCGACTCGCTCGCCGCCCACGCCGAGGCGCTGTCCGAGGCGGCGGGCGCCCTGTCGGAACTGGACGTGCTCTCGGCGCTGGCGGAGATCGCCGTGGACTGCTCGTGGGTGCGCCCCCAGACCACCCCGGACGCCGAATTGACGCTGACCCAGGCGCGGCATCCGGTGGTCGAGCAGGCGACGGGCGGCAAATTCGTGCCCAACGACGCCCGGCTGGACGGCGGCCGCTTCGTGCTGCTGCTCACCGGGCCGAACATGGCGGGCAAGAGCACCTACCTCCGCACCGTGGCGATCTGCGCGCTGCTGCACCAGATCGGCTCCTTCGTCCCCGCCGACCAGGCCGAGCTGCCGGTGTACGACGCCATCCACACCCGCATCGGCGCCAGCGACGACCTGGCGGGCGGCCGCTCCACCTTCATGGTCGAGATGAGCGAGCTGGCGGCCATCCTGCACGGCGCGACCCACCGCAGCCTGGTGATCCTGGACGAGGTCGGGCGCGGCACCTCCACGCTGGACGGCCTCGCCATCGCGCAGGCGGCGCTGGAGCACCTGCATGTCACGCGGGCCCATACGCTGTTCGCCACGCACTACTTCGAACTCACGCGGCTGGAGGCCGAGCATCCGGGGCTGATCAACCTGCACGTGGCCGCCGAGGAGGACGCCGCGCTGAACGGCGGCGTGGGCGGCCTGACCTTCTACCATCAGGTCGTGCCCGGCGCCGCCCGCCAGAGCTACGGCGTGGAGGTCGCCCGGCTGGCCGGCCTGCCCGCCCCCGTGACCGCCCGCGCGGCGCGGCTGCTCACCGCCCTGAACACCGGCGGCGACGACCGCACCCTGGTGCGCGAGCTGGCGGCCCTGGATCTCTCGCGCCTCACGCCCATGGGGGCGCTGGAGGTGCTGCACCGCTGGCAACGGGAGGCGGCCGAGGGCGGGGGGCCGAGGGCCGAGGGCTGGACGGTTCAGTCCGAGCCGGTTCAGCCGGAAGAAGCCTCGTGA
- a CDS encoding FAD-binding oxidoreductase, whose amino-acid sequence MKPEALAALQARFAEQLSTAPAILQAHGRDESHPTVHPPHAVLFARSETDVVDALGLASAHGFPVTPFAVGSSLEGQVIPVQGGLSLDVSSMNAVLALEPGGFQATVQPGVTYPELNRRSRPHGLFFPVDPGAEASLGGMASTNASGTGAVRYGTTRDNVLELRVALMDGSVIRVGSKARKTSAGYDLKHLFIGAEGTLGVITELTVKLWPLPGHVAVLRGHFPGVEAAATCAVQVMGAALSPERLELMDAELMRAVNRHEGAAYPEAPTLWIELASSSAVGLGEALGLCSEIMADSGGGGLEVARSAADRAALWEARHHAYYALGALYPGHDRLSTDICVPLQHLPGIIGFSRALAGQEGLHASFVGHVGDGNFHVLFHAPPDDGATWARIHGVYDRMIGEALALGGTCSGEHGIGLHKRAHLAREHGDTLALMRAIKALLDPSGLLNPGKILP is encoded by the coding sequence GTGAAGCCGGAGGCGCTGGCCGCGCTGCAGGCCCGCTTCGCCGAGCAGCTCTCCACCGCGCCGGCCATCCTGCAGGCCCACGGACGCGACGAGAGCCACCCCACGGTTCACCCGCCGCACGCGGTGCTCTTCGCCCGGAGCGAGACCGACGTGGTGGACGCGCTGGGCCTCGCCTCCGCGCACGGCTTCCCGGTCACGCCTTTCGCGGTGGGCAGCTCGCTGGAGGGGCAGGTCATCCCGGTGCAGGGCGGGCTCTCGCTGGACGTGAGCTCCATGAACGCCGTGCTCGCCCTCGAGCCGGGCGGCTTCCAGGCCACCGTGCAGCCCGGCGTGACCTATCCGGAACTCAACCGCCGCTCCCGGCCCCACGGGCTGTTCTTCCCGGTCGATCCGGGCGCCGAGGCCTCCTTAGGCGGCATGGCCTCCACCAACGCCTCGGGCACCGGCGCCGTGCGCTACGGCACCACCCGCGACAACGTACTGGAACTGCGCGTGGCCCTCATGGACGGCTCGGTGATCCGCGTGGGCAGCAAGGCCCGCAAGACCAGCGCCGGCTACGACCTGAAGCACCTGTTCATCGGCGCCGAGGGCACGCTGGGCGTGATCACGGAACTGACCGTGAAGCTCTGGCCGCTGCCGGGGCACGTGGCCGTGCTGCGGGGGCATTTTCCGGGCGTGGAGGCGGCGGCGACCTGCGCCGTGCAGGTGATGGGCGCTGCGCTGAGCCCGGAGCGCCTGGAGCTGATGGACGCCGAGCTGATGCGCGCCGTGAACCGCCATGAGGGCGCCGCGTATCCGGAGGCGCCGACGCTCTGGATCGAACTCGCCTCGTCCAGCGCAGTGGGGCTGGGAGAAGCGCTGGGCCTGTGCTCCGAGATCATGGCGGACTCTGGCGGGGGGGGGCTGGAGGTCGCCCGCTCGGCCGCCGACCGCGCCGCCCTGTGGGAGGCCCGGCACCACGCCTACTACGCGCTGGGCGCCCTGTACCCGGGGCACGACCGCCTGAGCACGGACATCTGCGTGCCGCTGCAGCATCTGCCCGGCATCATCGGCTTCTCGCGGGCGCTGGCCGGTCAGGAGGGCCTGCACGCCAGTTTCGTGGGCCACGTGGGCGACGGCAATTTCCACGTGCTGTTCCACGCCCCGCCGGACGACGGGGCCACCTGGGCGCGCATCCACGGCGTCTACGACCGCATGATCGGAGAGGCCCTGGCGCTGGGCGGCACCTGCTCCGGCGAGCACGGCATCGGCCTGCACAAGCGGGCGCACCTGGCCCGCGAACACGGGGACACCCTGGCGCTCATGCGCGCCATCAAAGCGCTGCTCGACCCAAGCGGGCTGCTCAACCCGGGCAAGATCCTGCCCTGA
- a CDS encoding 3-keto-disaccharide hydrolase, translated as MTPLPPPLSRRRPGLALLLGALLCACDQAPAGTAPPTPEPPVQASPQTNWEKLFNGTDLRGWSAWFPSSGRGGDPRGVFKVEDGALHVLDLPPSGAEQEFGYLATDQLHKDYRLRLEYRWGGKKFAPRATEPRDAGLLYHVSGPDQIWPQGLEFQIMEGSTGDLWTLDGTNFSSTVQDANAAELQYDPLGRAHTTAFGDDSYKRLIRSGTPPEQAQGWNALELVVSGDQVVQIVGGQVAARASRLRGADGSPLTGGRILLQAEGAEVYYRAIELRPLAYTPPPAGATVLLGSGPGASAAAWQGRTGAPADWPVQDGAMTVRPASLQVGGKAVSNDIRTREAYGDLRLHLEFQLPVTPGALPEQDRGNSGVYLQGRYELQLLDSFGGALSGKNDLGAIYGQRDASSNAALPAGTWQTYDVEFRAARWQGGRKTDDARMTVWLNGEKVQDDVPLSASTFLGEPEADTPGPLVLQDHGNRVQFRNIWLLPR; from the coding sequence ATGACCCCGCTCCCCCCGCCCCTTTCCCGGCGCCGCCCGGGTCTGGCGCTGCTGCTGGGCGCCCTGCTGTGTGCCTGCGATCAGGCGCCCGCCGGTACGGCCCCGCCGACCCCGGAGCCGCCCGTTCAGGCCTCGCCGCAGACCAACTGGGAGAAACTCTTCAACGGCACCGATCTCCGCGGCTGGTCGGCCTGGTTCCCATCGAGCGGCAGGGGCGGCGATCCCAGGGGCGTGTTCAAGGTCGAGGACGGGGCGCTGCACGTCCTGGATCTGCCGCCGTCCGGCGCCGAGCAGGAATTCGGCTATCTGGCGACCGACCAGCTCCACAAGGATTACCGGCTGCGGCTGGAGTACCGCTGGGGCGGCAAGAAGTTCGCCCCGCGCGCGACGGAGCCCCGCGACGCTGGGCTGCTCTACCACGTCAGCGGCCCCGATCAGATCTGGCCCCAGGGGCTGGAGTTCCAGATCATGGAGGGCAGCACGGGCGACCTCTGGACGCTGGACGGCACCAACTTCAGCAGCACCGTGCAGGACGCCAATGCCGCCGAGCTGCAGTACGACCCCCTGGGCCGGGCGCACACCACGGCGTTCGGTGACGACAGCTACAAGCGCCTGATCCGCAGCGGCACCCCCCCGGAGCAGGCGCAGGGCTGGAACGCGCTGGAGCTGGTCGTCTCCGGAGATCAGGTCGTGCAGATCGTGGGCGGTCAGGTGGCGGCCCGCGCTTCCCGGCTGCGCGGCGCCGACGGCTCGCCGCTGACCGGCGGGCGCATCCTGCTGCAGGCCGAGGGGGCCGAGGTGTATTACCGCGCCATTGAGCTGAGGCCCCTGGCCTACACCCCACCCCCCGCCGGGGCGACGGTGCTGCTGGGCAGCGGCCCCGGCGCCAGCGCGGCCGCGTGGCAGGGCCGCACGGGCGCCCCCGCCGACTGGCCGGTGCAGGACGGCGCCATGACGGTGCGCCCGGCCAGTCTTCAGGTCGGCGGGAAGGCCGTGAGCAACGACATCCGCACCCGCGAGGCCTACGGCGATCTGCGGCTGCATCTGGAATTCCAGCTGCCGGTCACGCCCGGCGCCCTGCCCGAACAGGATCGGGGCAACAGCGGCGTGTACCTGCAGGGCCGCTACGAGCTGCAGCTGCTCGATTCCTTCGGGGGCGCGCTGAGCGGCAAGAACGATCTGGGCGCCATCTACGGCCAGCGCGACGCCAGCAGCAACGCCGCCCTTCCCGCCGGCACCTGGCAGACCTACGACGTCGAGTTCCGCGCCGCCCGCTGGCAGGGCGGCCGGAAGACCGACGACGCCCGCATGACGGTCTGGCTCAACGGCGAGAAGGTGCAGGACGACGTGCCCCTGAGCGCCAGCACCTTCCTGGGCGAGCCCGAGGCCGACACGCCGGGGCCGCTGGTGCTGCAGGATCACGGCAACCGGGTACAGTTCCGCAACATCTGGCTGCTGCCGCGTTAG
- the mutL gene encoding DNA mismatch repair endonuclease MutL, whose product MIQVLPPHVARLIAAGEVVSRPLDVVRELVDNALDAGASRIEIEVEGGGLGLVRVRDNGSGIDLGSVELAAVRHATSKLAPEVSAVDHVTTLGFRGEALWAAAQAGQLHLVTRPAAQVGAAEVLAHGEEVHVSRATAPAGTTVTVRNLFHTMPARRRTQASPASEVREITALVGRYLLHHPGRHWRLSVDGDPRLTHAPADHRGAVASVYGPVSANRVLRVEAEGVRGVVSRPELTRSRRDRMHFSVNGRPVLAPPELEKAVISGYAELLPGSAAPLCVLDITVAPQDHNPNVHPAKQVVALADLSGVAARVQAAVAAALAQHPLARAAPLLTLPPEPASTPRSGSFPVLHLVGVYQSLYLLAQGEGDLWVVDAHAAHERALYERLSRELGAAPPVELPEPELLHLSAEQTARLHERQAELQAWGLELEDFGAGLARLRSLPATLAALPLPRLHETIVEAALGDSPDPRRDVLARLACAPALKAGMLDADRGEGVLAALADCEHPWACPHGRPTVLRLPERDLAHAFGRRGVRDVARGRDAERNAAVRALPSEAE is encoded by the coding sequence ATGATCCAGGTGCTTCCGCCCCACGTGGCCCGGCTGATCGCCGCGGGCGAGGTGGTGTCGCGGCCGCTGGACGTGGTGCGTGAACTGGTGGACAACGCGCTGGATGCCGGCGCCTCCCGTATCGAGATCGAGGTGGAGGGCGGCGGCCTGGGGCTGGTGCGGGTGCGCGACAACGGCTCGGGGATCGACCTGGGCAGCGTGGAACTCGCGGCCGTGCGCCACGCGACGAGCAAGCTCGCCCCGGAGGTCTCGGCGGTGGATCACGTGACCACCCTGGGCTTCCGGGGCGAGGCCCTGTGGGCCGCCGCGCAGGCGGGGCAGCTGCATCTGGTGACCCGCCCCGCCGCGCAGGTGGGCGCCGCCGAGGTGCTGGCCCACGGCGAGGAGGTGCACGTGAGCCGCGCCACGGCCCCCGCCGGTACCACGGTCACGGTTCGTAACCTGTTCCACACGATGCCCGCCCGCCGCCGCACCCAGGCCTCCCCGGCGAGCGAGGTGCGCGAGATCACGGCGCTGGTGGGCCGCTACCTGCTGCACCATCCGGGCCGCCACTGGCGCCTGAGCGTGGACGGCGATCCCCGGTTGACCCACGCCCCGGCCGACCACCGGGGGGCGGTCGCCAGCGTCTACGGCCCGGTCAGCGCCAACCGGGTGCTGAGGGTGGAGGCCGAGGGCGTGCGCGGCGTGGTGTCGCGCCCGGAACTGACGCGCTCGCGGCGTGACCGGATGCACTTCAGCGTGAACGGGCGTCCGGTGCTGGCCCCCCCGGAGCTGGAAAAGGCCGTGATCTCCGGTTACGCGGAATTGCTGCCCGGCAGCGCGGCGCCGCTGTGCGTGCTGGACATCACCGTTGCCCCGCAGGATCACAACCCGAATGTCCACCCGGCCAAGCAGGTGGTGGCCCTGGCCGACCTGAGCGGGGTGGCCGCGCGGGTGCAGGCCGCCGTGGCCGCGGCCCTGGCCCAGCACCCGCTGGCCCGCGCCGCCCCGCTGCTGACCCTGCCGCCGGAACCCGCCAGCACGCCCAGAAGCGGCTCCTTTCCCGTGCTGCATCTGGTCGGGGTGTACCAGAGCCTGTACCTGCTGGCCCAGGGCGAGGGTGACCTGTGGGTGGTCGACGCCCACGCCGCGCACGAACGCGCCCTGTACGAACGCCTGAGCCGTGAACTGGGGGCCGCCCCGCCGGTGGAACTGCCGGAGCCCGAACTCCTGCACCTGAGCGCCGAGCAGACCGCGCGCCTGCACGAGCGCCAGGCGGAGCTGCAGGCCTGGGGCCTGGAACTGGAGGATTTCGGCGCCGGGCTGGCCCGCCTGCGGAGTCTGCCCGCCACCCTGGCCGCCCTGCCGCTGCCCAGGCTGCACGAGACCATCGTGGAGGCCGCCCTGGGCGACTCGCCCGACCCCCGCCGCGACGTGCTGGCGCGGCTGGCCTGCGCCCCGGCCCTGAAGGCCGGAATGCTCGATGCTGACCGGGGCGAGGGCGTGCTGGCTGCGCTGGCCGACTGCGAGCACCCCTGGGCCTGCCCGCACGGCCGCCCCACGGTGCTGCGGCTGCCCGAGCGCGACCTCGCCCACGCCTTCGGGCGCCGGGGCGTGCGCGACGTGGCGCGGGGCCGGGACGCCGAGCGGAACGCCGCCGTACGGGCCCTGCCCAGCGAAGCGGAGTGA